In Populus nigra chromosome 1, ddPopNigr1.1, whole genome shotgun sequence, one genomic interval encodes:
- the LOC133672106 gene encoding aromatic aminotransferase ISS1: MGSYVKLAKRAVETEMPIMVQIQELVRGAKNAVSLAQGVVYWQPPKQALNKVKELVWEPSISRYGADEGIPELREALTQKLQKENKLVKSSVMVTAGANQAFVNLVLALCDAGDSVVMFAPYYFNAYMSFQMTGVTNILVGPGNPETLHPDADWLERTLSEAKPVPKVVTVVNPGNPSGTYIPDPLLKRISDLCREAGSWLIVDNTYEYFMYDGLKHSCIEGDHVVNIFSFSKAYGMMGWRVGYIAYPSGVEGFQTQLLKIQDNIPICASILSQHLALYSLEMGPEWVTEQVKDLVKNRDIILEALSPLGEGAVKGGEGAIYLWAKLPEQYVDDDKVVRWLATRHGVIVIPGGACGCPGHLRISFGGLTENDCKAAAERLRRGLEDLVSNGIVQ, from the exons ATGGGTTCCTATGTAAAGCTTGCTAAGAGAGCTGTTGAGACTGAAATGCCTATCATGGTTCAG ATACAGGAATTGGTCCGAGGAGCGAAAAATGCTGTGTCCTTGGCCCAG GGAGTAGTTTATTGGCAACCACCCAAACAAGCATTGAATAAGGTGAAAGAACTTGTATGGGAGCCTTCAATTAGCCGTTATGGAGCTGATGAAGGTATTCCTGAACTTAGGGAGGCATTGACACAGAAG TTGCAAAAGGAAAATAAGTTGGTGAAATCTTCAGTCATGGTTACTGCAGGTGCAAATCAG GCATTCGTAAATCTTGTTCTTGCATTATGTGACGCTGGGGATTCAGTGGTTATGTTTGCTCCATACTATTTCAATGCATACATGTCTTTCCAGATGACTGGCGTCACTAATATACTGGTGGGTCCTGGCAACCCAGAGACACTTCATCCCGATGCAG ACTGGTTAGAGAGAACATTATCAGAAGCAAAACCTGTTCCGAAGGTTGTCACAGTTGTTAACCCCGGTAACCCAAGTGGGACCTACATTCCAGATCCCCTTCTTAAG AGAATTTCAGATCTATGCAGAGAAGCTGGATCCTGGCTTATTGTAGATAATACATATGA GTATTTTATGTATGATGGTCTAAAACACTCGTGTATAGAAGGAGATCACGTTGTCAACATCTTTTCCTTCTCAAAAGCATATGGAATGATGGGATGGCGAGTTGGATAT ATAGCATATCCATCAGGAGTGGAAGGCTTTCAAACTCAACTTCTTAAAATTCAGGACAACATACCAATCTGTGCTTCAATACTGTCACAGCACCTTGCTCTCTATTCCTTAGAAATGGGACCTGAATGGGTGACCGAGCAAGTGAAAGATCTCGTCAAGAACAGGGATATAATTCTGGAAGCACTCTCCCCTCTGGGCGAAGGTGCAGTGAAAGGTGGAGAAGGAGCAATTTACCTGTGGGCAAAGCTTCCAGAGCAATACGTGGATGATGATAAAGTTGTTCGCTGGCTTGCTACAAGGCATGGTGTCATTGTGATTCCAGGAGGTGCGTGTGGATGTCCCGGGCACCTTAGGATCTCATTTGGGGGCTTGACAGAGAATGACTGTAAAGCTGCTGCAGAGAGACTAAGGAGAGGACTGGAAGATTTGGTAAGCAATGGGATTGTGCAGTGA
- the LOC133680807 gene encoding katanin p60 ATPase-containing subunit A1, with product MVGSASGSSTATATATAALSGLQDHLKLAREYALEGLYDTSIIFFDGAIAQIIKHLTTLDDPLIRTKWMNLKKSLSEETQAVKELDAERRALKEAPASRRVASPPIHPKSSFLFQPLDEYPSPSAAPIDDPDVWRPPSRDTASRRPARSAQAGIRKSPQDGVWARGASTRTSTTGRGAKTGGSGRVNSGVRASTTGKRGTSTSTVTGKPGKGDSANGDAEDGKKRPQYEGPDPDLAEMLERDVLETSPGVRWDDVAGLSEAKRLLEEAVVLPLWMPEYFQGIRRPWKGVLMFGPPGTGKTLLAKAVATECGTTFFNVSSATLASKWRGESERMVRCLFDLARAYAPSTIFIDEIDSLCNARGASGEHESSRRVKSELLVQVDGVNNGSTGEDGSRKIVMVLAATNFPWDIDEALRRRLEKRIYIPLPKFESRKELIRINLKTVEVATDVNVDEVARRTEGYSGDDLTNVCRDASLNGMRRKIAGKTRDEIKNMPKDEISKDPVAMCDFEEALRKVQRSVSQADIEKHEKWFSEFGSA from the exons ATGGTGGGAAGTGCGAGTGGGAGctcaacagcaacagcaacagcaacggCGGCGTTAAGTGGGTTGCAAGATCACTTGAAATTGGCAAGAGAATACGCCCTTGAAGGCCTCTATGACACTTCCATTATCTTCTTCGACGGCGCCATTGCTCAGATCATCAA gcaCCTTACCACGCTTGACGATCCATTAATTCGTACCAAATGGATGAATCTCAAGAAATCCCTTTCCGAGGAGACTCAAGCTGTCAAAGAATTGGATGCTGAGAGGAGAGCTCTTAAGGAAGCTCCTGCTTCCAGGCGCGTTGCTTCTCCCCCCATTCATCCTAaatcttcctttcttttccaGCCTTTGGATGAGTACCCTTCGCCTTCTGCTGCTCCCATCGATGATCCTGATGTTTGGAGGCCCCCCAGTCGGGACACTGCCAGCAGGAGGCCTGCCAGGTCTGCTCAAGCGGGTATCAGGAAATCTCCCCAAGATGGGGTCTGGGCTCGTGGTGCTTCCACAAGAACTTCTACTACTGGACGCGGTGCGAAAACGGGTGGTTCGGGTAGGGTAAACTCGGGAGTCAGAGCATCGACAACCGGAAAGAGAGGCACTTCCACTTCCACTGTCACTGGAAAACCGGGAAAAGGAGATTCAGCT AATGGTGATGCTGAAGATGGAAAGAAGAGGCCGCAATATGAGGGACCCGATCCTGACTTGGCTGAGATGCTTGAAAGGGATGTCTTAGAAACTAGTCCTGGAGTAAGATGGGATGATGTTGCTGGACTAAGCGAAGCGAAACGTCTTCTGGAGGAAGCTGTTGTCCTTCCTTTGTGGATGCCTGAATATTTCCAG GGAATTAGGAGACCTTGGAAAGGTGTGCTTATGTTTGGCCCTCCTGGTACCGGGAAGACATTACTTGCTAAAGCTGTTGCTACTGAGTGTGGTACAACATTTTTCAATGTTTCATCTGCGACATTAGCTTCAAAATGGCGTGGGGAGAGTGAACGAATGGTTCGATGCTTATTTGATCTAGCACGAGCTTACGCACCAAGTACAATTTTCATTGATGAGATTGATTCTCTATGCAATGCCAGGGG GGCTTCAGGGGAGCATGAATCATCTCGAAGGGTCAAGTCTGAACTTCTGGTCCAGGTAGATGGTGTAAACAATGGTTCCACTGGTGAAGATGGCAGTCGGAAAATAGTGATGGTTTTGGCAGCTACTAACTTTCCTTGGGACATAGATGAAGCACTAAG GAGGAGGTTGGAAAAACGTATTTACATTCCACTTCCAAAATTCGAGAGTCGTAAGGAGCTTATTAGGATCAATTTGAAAACTGTTGAG GTGGCAACCGATGTAAATGTTGATGAAGTTGCTCGCAGGACAGAGGGATACAGTGGAGATGATTTAACGAATGTTTGCAGGGATGCTTCTTTAAATGGCATGAGACGCAAGATAGCAGGAAAGACACGAGATGAAATTAAGAACATGCCTAAGGATGAGATTTCAAAGGATCCTGTTGCGATGTGTGATTTTGAAGAGGCCTTGCGGAAGGTTCAGCGCAGTGTTTCCCAAGCAGATATTGAGAAGCATGAGAAGTGGTTCTCGGAATTTGGATCAGCGTAA